A part of Gallus gallus isolate bGalGal1 chromosome 30, bGalGal1.mat.broiler.GRCg7b, whole genome shotgun sequence genomic DNA contains:
- the PNPLA6 gene encoding patatin-like phospholipase domain-containing protein 6 isoform X4 yields the protein MHPIGFLHGRNPSADMGQSALEPQEEAEDASLMATLSELFAEEQLSTSTVLWAMLSVSLLTVLFAIGIVLLVRRLRLKKVPAQETPKYRFRKRDKMLFYGRKIMRKVSQSTSSLVDTTISSTSRPRMKKKLKMLNIAKKFLRIQKELPTLQLKEPPPSVLEADLTEFDVANSHLPSEVLYMLKNVRVLGHFEKPLFLELCKHMVFQQCQQGDYVFRPGQPDTSIYVLQDGKLELLLTEPDGKETVMKEVFPGDSVHSLLSILDVITGHQRPYRTVCARAAEDSTVLRLPVEAFSAVFEKYPESLVRVVQIIMVRLQRVTFLALHNYLGLTNELFSHEMQPLRLFPQPSHATRTSPVRHGKRGLGAAEEGRERPTELIEPLKAGVLDAPAPPLLSRCISMPVDISGIQKGPRSDFDMAYERGRISVSLQEDSTSPLAAFSRSISHEPKERKSVTVEEQPSGIYRYSCEDESAAVDCPFEPYQGRQTSAIFEAAKQELVKLMKVEDPSLLNNRVLLHHAKAGTVIARQGDQDVSLHFVLWGCLHVYQRMIDKAEDVCLFLTQPGEMVGQLAVLTGEPLIFTIKANRDCTFLKISKSDFYEIMREQPSVVLSVAHTVVTRMSPFVRQMDFAIDWMAVEAGRALYRQGDKSDCTYIALNGRLRSVIQKGSGKKELIGEYGRGDLIGVVEALTRQPRATTVHAVRDTELAKLPEGTLNNIKRRYPQVVTRLIHLLSQKILGNLQQLRGPFAGSGLGMASSSEPTNPTSNLSTVAVLPVCDDVPTAAFTLELKHALNAIGPTLLLTSDIIRARLGSSALDSIHEYRLSGWLAQQEDIHRIVLYQTDCTLTPWTVRCIRQADCILIVGLGDQEPALGELEQMLENTAVRALKQLVLLHREDGPSPSRTVEWLNMRSWCSGHLHIKCPRRVFSRRSPAKLREMYEKVFAKSADRHSDFSRLARVLTGNTIALVLGGGGARGCSHIGVIKAMEEAGIPIDMVGGTSIGSFIGALYAEERSAVRTKQRAREWAKCMNSVFATVLDLTYPITSMFSGSAFNASINKVFQDKQIEDLWLPYFNVTTDITASAMRVHTDGSLWRYIRASASYTPYLPPLCDPKDSHCLVDGCYVNNVPGSLWRYVRASMTLSGYLPPLCDPKDGNLLMDGGYINNLPADIARNMGAKTVIAIDVGSQDETDLCNYGDSLSGWWLLWKRLNPWAEKVKVPDMAEIQSRLAYVSCVRQLEVVKSSSYCEYIRPPIDRFKTMDFGKFDEIYDVGYQHGKVVFDGWSRGDIIEKMVKDRRSADFYESKRMDVLTYPSAGFTDLAEIISRIEPAKPYPSDGYADGEHPSHTVGLGAASWPQTPCSLPSAPLEESDYLTEYEDEGPELSRGEEEAFAPTEWPGAGVTEAVSAPGHRDPPKWGDPRLGAPNGALTSHVGVHGASPVPRLWRTSEMGCPGGSPSWYPHPHVPIQVSPSQCPYTNVTIPVPLS from the exons ATGCATCCTATTGG ATTTCTGCATGGGCGAAACCCCTCGGCGGATATGGGGCAGAGCGCGTTGGAGCcgcaggaggaggcagag GACGCGTCCCTGATGGCCACGCTGTCTGAGCTCTTTGCCGAGGAGCAGCTCTCCACCAGCACG GTGCTGTGGGCAATGCTCAGCGTCAGCCTCCTCACCGTTCTCTTTGCAATTGGCATCGTGCTGCTGGTCCGGCGGCTGCGCCTTAAGA AGGTGCCTGCACAGGAGACGCCCAAATACCGCTTCCGAAAAAGGGACAAGATGCTGTTCTACGGGCGCAAGATCATGCGCAAA gTCTCCCAGTCCACCTCCTCGCTGGTGGACACCACCATTTCCAGCACCTCTCGGCCCCGCATGAAGAAGAAACTCAAAATGCTCAACATCGCCAAAAA GTTCCTGCGCATCCAGAAGGAGCTGCCCAcgctgcagctgaaggagccCCCGCCATCGGTGCTGGAAGCTGACCTGACCGAATTCGACGTGGCCAACTCCCACCTCCCCTCCGAGGTGCTCTACATGCTCAAAAACGTCCG GGTGTTGGGACACTTTGAGAAGCCGCTGTTTCTGGAGCTCTGCAAGCACATGGTtttccagcagtgccagcaagGGGATTACGTATTCCGACCCGGGCAGCCCGACACCAGCATCTACGTGCTGCAGGACGGcaagctggagctgctcctcaCCGAGCCG GATGGAAAGGAGACTGTGATGAAAGAGGTGTTTCCTGGAGACAGCGTGCACAGCCTGCTCAGCATCCTCGATGTCATCACG GGCCACCAGCGGCCATACCGTACGGTGTGTGCGCGGGCAGCAGAGGATTCAACGGTTCTCCGTTTGCCAGTTGAAGCCTTTTCAGCTGTCTTTGAGAAGTACCCCGAGAGCCTGGTGCGGGTGGTGCAG ATCATCATGGTGCGCTTGCAGCGCGTCACCTTCCTGGCACTGCACAATTACCTGGGGCTGACGAATGAGCTTTTCAGCCAC GAGATGCAGCCACTGCGGCTCTTCCCGCAGCCCAGCCATGCCACCCGCACCAGCCCTGTCCGCCATGGCAAGCGGGGGCTCGGCGCTGctgaggagggaagggagagacCAACGGAGCTGA TTGAGCCGCTGAAAGCCGGAGTTCTGGATGCCCCTGCACCACCACTGCTGAGCCGCTGCATCTCCATGCCAGTGGATATCTCTG GCATCCAGAAGGGTCCCCGCTCTGACTTTGACATGGCCTACGAGCGCGGACGCATCTCAGTATCGCTGCAGGAGGACAGCACCAGCCCCCTGGCTGCCTTCTCTCGG TCCATCTCACACGAGCCCAAGGAACGTAAGTCGGTGACGGTGGAGGAGCAGCCATCGGGTATCTACAGGTACAGCTGTGAGGACGAGTCGGCCGCGGTGGACTGTCCCTTCGAGCCCTACCAGGGCCGTCAAACCAGCGCCATCTTCGAGGCTGCCAAGCAGGAGTTGGTCAAACTGATGAAGGTGGAG GACCCTTCTCTGCTCAACAACCGTGTCTTGCTTCATCACGCCAAAGCTGGGACGGTTATTGCCCGTCAAGGGGACCAG GACGTGAGCCTCCACTtcgtgctgtggggctgcctaCATGTCTACCAGAGGATGATTGACAAGGCCGAAGATGTCTGCCTCTTCCTGACACAGCCTGGTGAGATGGTGGGGCAGCTGGCCGTGCTCACTGGAGAGCCCCTCATCTTCACCATCAAGGCCAACCGAGACTGTACCTTCCTCAAGATCTCCAAGTCAGACTTCTACGA GATCATGCGGGAGCAGCCCAGCGTGGTGCTGAGCGTCGCCCACACCGTGGTCACCCGCATGTCACCCTTCGTGCGCCAAATGGACTTCGCCATCGATTGGATGGCGGTGGAAGCCGGCCGGGCGCTCTACAG GCAGGGTGACAAGTCAGACTGCACCTACATCGCGCTCAACGGGCGGCTCCGCTCCGTCATCCAGAAGGGCAGTGGCAAAAAGGAGCTCATTGGGGAGTACGGCCGCGGGGACCTGATTGGCGTG GTGGAAGCACTTACCCGGCAACCCCGTGCCACCACGGTGCACGCGGTCCGGGACACGGAGCTGGCCAAGCTTCCCGAAGGCACCTTGAACAACATCAAGCGTCGGTACCCTCAG GTTGTCACCCGTCTCATCCACCTCCTGAGCCAGAAGATCTTGGGAAACCTCCAGCAGCTCCGCGGCCCCTTCGCAG GCTCTGGTTTGGGCATGGCCTCCAGCTCGGAGCCCACCAACCCCACCAGCAACCTGTCAACGGTGGCGGTGCTGCCAGTGTGTGACGACGTGCCCACGGCTGCCTTCACCTTGGAGCTCAAGCACGCGCTGAATGCCATCG GTCCCACGCTGCTCCTCACCAGTGACATCATCCGCGCCCGACTTGGCTCCTCGGCACTGGACAG CATCCATGAGTACCGCCTGTCGGGCTGGCTGGCCCAGCAAGAAGACATCCATCGCATCGTGCTCTACCAAACCGACTGCACTCTGACGCCGTGGACCGTGCGCTGCATCCGGCAGGCGGACTGCATCCTCATTGTTGGGTTGGGTGACCAGGAGCCAGCGCTCGGAGAG CTGGAGCAGATGCTGGAGAACACGGCGGTGCGTGCACTGAAGCAGTTGGTTCTCCTGCACCGTGAGGATGGTCCCAGCCCATCGCGCACCGTTGAGTGGCTCAACATGCGGAGCTGGTGCTCGGGCCACCTGCACATCAAGTGCCCGCGCCGCGTCTTCTCCCGACGCAGCCCCGCCAAGCTG CGAGAGATGTACGAGAAGGTGTTCGCCAAGAGCGCCGATCGGCACAGCGACTTCTCCCGCTTGGCGCGGGTGCTCACCGGCAACACCATCGCCCTCGTTTTGGGTGGCGGCGGAGCCAG gGGCTGCTCCCACATCGGGGTGATCAAGGCGATGGAGGAGGCGGGGATCCCCATCGACATGGTTGGCGGCACCTCCATCGGATCCTTCATCGGCGCGCTGTACGCTGAGGAGCGCAGCGCCGTGCGCACCAAGCAGCGGGCACGCGAGTGGGCCAAG TGCATGAATTCGGTGTTTGCGACCGTCCTGGACCTCACTTACCCCATCACCTCCATGTTTTCGGGCTCAGCCTTCAACGCCAGCATCAACAAAGTTTTCCAGGACAAGCAGATCGAG GACCTTTGGCTTCCTTACTTCAACGTCACAACAGACATCACGGCCTCAGCCATGCGGGTGCACACGGATG GCAGTCTTTGGCGTTACATCCGAGCCAGTGCCTCCTATACCCCCTACCTGCCTCCGCTCTGCGACCCCAAGGACAGCCACTGCCTCGTGGACGGCTGCTATGTTAACAATGTCCCAG GCTCGCTCTGGCGGTACGTGCGAGCCAGCATGACCCTATCTGGGTACCTGCCACCCCTCTGCGACCCCAAGGACGGCAACTTGCTGATGGACGGGGGTTACATCAACAACCTGCCAG CTGACATCGCCCGCAACATGGGTGCCAAGACGGTGATTGCCATCGACGTGGGCAGCCAGGACGAGACGGACCTGTGCAACTACGGGGACAGCCTGTCGGGCTGGTGGCTGCTCTGGAAGCGCCTCAACCCTTGGGCTGAAAAAGTCAAG GTGCCCGACATGGCAGAGATCCAGTCGCGGTTGGCGTATGTGTCGTGCGTGCGGCAGCTGGAGGTGGTGAAGTCCAGCTCGTACTGTGAGTACATCCGACCCCCGATCGACCGCTTCAAGACGATGGATTTCGGCAAGTTCGATGAGATCTAT GATGTGGGCTACCAGCATGGCAAGGTGGTCTTTGATGGCTGGAGTCGGGGTGACATCATTGAGAAGATGGTGAAGGACCGGCGCTCGGCTGACTTCTATGAGAGCAAACGCATGGAC GTGCTCACGTACCCCAGTGCTGGTTTCACAGACCTGGCAGAGATCATCTCCCGCATTGAGCCCGCCAAGCCCTACCCATCGGATGGATACGCGGATGGTGAGCACCCATCCCACacggtggggctgggggctgcatcCTGGCCCCAAACCCCCTGTtccctcccttctgctcccCTAGAGGAGTCTGACTACCTCACCGAGTACGAGGACGAGGGGCCGGAGCTGTCGCGGGGCGAGGAGGAGGCGTTCGCCCCAACCGAGTGGCCTGGAGCCGGCGTGACAGAGGCTGTGAGTGCCCCTGGCCACAGAGACCCTCCAAAATGGGGTGACCCCAGGCTTGGGGCTCCCAATGGTGCCCTTACCTCACATGTGGGGGTTCATGGGGCGAGTCCTGTCCCCAGGTTGTGGAGAACCTCTGAAATGGGGTGCCCTGGGGGTTCCCCATCCTGGTATCCTCATCCCCACGTCCCTATCCAagtgtccccatcccagtgTCCCTACACAAATGtcaccatcccagtgccactATCCTAG
- the PNPLA6 gene encoding patatin-like phospholipase domain-containing protein 6 isoform X10: MHPIGFLHGRNPSADMGQSALEPQEEAEDASLMATLSELFAEEQLSTSTVLWAMLSVSLLTVLFAIGIVLLVRRLRLKKVPAQETPKYRFRKRDKMLFYGRKIMRKVSQSTSSLVDTTISSTSRPRMKKKLKMLNIAKKFLRIQKELPTLQLKEPPPSVLEADLTEFDVANSHLPSEVLYMLKNVRVLGHFEKPLFLELCKHMVFQQCQQGDYVFRPGQPDTSIYVLQDGKLELLLTEPDGKETVMKEVFPGDSVHSLLSILDVITGHQRPYRTVCARAAEDSTVLRLPVEAFSAVFEKYPESLVRVVQIIMVRLQRVTFLALHNYLGLTNELFSHEMQPLRLFPQPSHATRTSPVRHGKRGLGAAEEGRERPTELSKVLDSPCPHPTAGRGSQPSVPAVEPLKAGVLDAPAPPLLSRCISMPVDISGIQKGPRSDFDMAYERGRISVSLQEDSTSPLAAFSRSISHEPKERKSVTVEEQPSGIYRYSCEDESAAVDCPFEPYQGRQTSAIFEAAKQELVKLMKVEDPSLLNNRVLLHHAKAGTVIARQGDQDVSLHFVLWGCLHVYQRMIDKAEDVCLFLTQPGEMVGQLAVLTGEPLIFTIKANRDCTFLKISKSDFYEIMREQPSVVLSVAHTVVTRMSPFVRQMDFAIDWMAVEAGRALYRQGDKSDCTYIALNGRLRSVIQKGSGKKELIGEYGRGDLIGVVEALTRQPRATTVHAVRDTELAKLPEGTLNNIKRRYPQVVTRLIHLLSQKILGNLQQLRGPFAGSGLGMASSSEPTNPTSNLSTVAVLPVCDDVPTAAFTLELKHALNAIGPTLLLTSDIIRARLGSSALDSIHEYRLSGWLAQQEDIHRIVLYQTDCTLTPWTVRCIRQADCILIVGLGDQEPALGELEQMLENTAVRALKQLVLLHREDGPSPSRTVEWLNMRSWCSGHLHIKCPRRVFSRRSPAKLREMYEKVFAKSADRHSDFSRLARVLTGNTIALVLGGGGARGCSHIGVIKAMEEAGIPIDMVGGTSIGSFIGALYAEERSAVRTKQRAREWAKCMNSVFATVLDLTYPITSMFSGSAFNASINKVFQDKQIEDLWLPYFNVTTDITASAMRVHTDADIARNMGAKTVIAIDVGSQDETDLCNYGDSLSGWWLLWKRLNPWAEKVKVPDMAEIQSRLAYVSCVRQLEVVKSSSYCEYIRPPIDRFKTMDFGKFDEIYDVGYQHGKVVFDGWSRGDIIEKMVKDRRSADFYESKRMDVLTYPSAGFTDLAEIISRIEPAKPYPSDGYADGEHPSHTVGLGAASWPQTPCSLPSAPLEESDYLTEYEDEGPELSRGEEEAFAPTEWPGAGVTEAVSAPGHRDPPKWGDPRLGAPNGALTSHVGVHGASPVPRLWRTSEMGCPGGSPSWYPHPHVPIQVSPSQCPYTNVTIPVPLS; encoded by the exons ATGCATCCTATTGG ATTTCTGCATGGGCGAAACCCCTCGGCGGATATGGGGCAGAGCGCGTTGGAGCcgcaggaggaggcagag GACGCGTCCCTGATGGCCACGCTGTCTGAGCTCTTTGCCGAGGAGCAGCTCTCCACCAGCACG GTGCTGTGGGCAATGCTCAGCGTCAGCCTCCTCACCGTTCTCTTTGCAATTGGCATCGTGCTGCTGGTCCGGCGGCTGCGCCTTAAGA AGGTGCCTGCACAGGAGACGCCCAAATACCGCTTCCGAAAAAGGGACAAGATGCTGTTCTACGGGCGCAAGATCATGCGCAAA gTCTCCCAGTCCACCTCCTCGCTGGTGGACACCACCATTTCCAGCACCTCTCGGCCCCGCATGAAGAAGAAACTCAAAATGCTCAACATCGCCAAAAA GTTCCTGCGCATCCAGAAGGAGCTGCCCAcgctgcagctgaaggagccCCCGCCATCGGTGCTGGAAGCTGACCTGACCGAATTCGACGTGGCCAACTCCCACCTCCCCTCCGAGGTGCTCTACATGCTCAAAAACGTCCG GGTGTTGGGACACTTTGAGAAGCCGCTGTTTCTGGAGCTCTGCAAGCACATGGTtttccagcagtgccagcaagGGGATTACGTATTCCGACCCGGGCAGCCCGACACCAGCATCTACGTGCTGCAGGACGGcaagctggagctgctcctcaCCGAGCCG GATGGAAAGGAGACTGTGATGAAAGAGGTGTTTCCTGGAGACAGCGTGCACAGCCTGCTCAGCATCCTCGATGTCATCACG GGCCACCAGCGGCCATACCGTACGGTGTGTGCGCGGGCAGCAGAGGATTCAACGGTTCTCCGTTTGCCAGTTGAAGCCTTTTCAGCTGTCTTTGAGAAGTACCCCGAGAGCCTGGTGCGGGTGGTGCAG ATCATCATGGTGCGCTTGCAGCGCGTCACCTTCCTGGCACTGCACAATTACCTGGGGCTGACGAATGAGCTTTTCAGCCAC GAGATGCAGCCACTGCGGCTCTTCCCGCAGCCCAGCCATGCCACCCGCACCAGCCCTGTCCGCCATGGCAAGCGGGGGCTCGGCGCTGctgaggagggaagggagagacCAACGGAGCTGAGTAAGGTTCTGGACTCCCCCTGCCCCCACCCTACAGCAGGAAGGGGATCACAGCCATCTGTCCCTGCAGTTGAGCCGCTGAAAGCCGGAGTTCTGGATGCCCCTGCACCACCACTGCTGAGCCGCTGCATCTCCATGCCAGTGGATATCTCTG GCATCCAGAAGGGTCCCCGCTCTGACTTTGACATGGCCTACGAGCGCGGACGCATCTCAGTATCGCTGCAGGAGGACAGCACCAGCCCCCTGGCTGCCTTCTCTCGG TCCATCTCACACGAGCCCAAGGAACGTAAGTCGGTGACGGTGGAGGAGCAGCCATCGGGTATCTACAGGTACAGCTGTGAGGACGAGTCGGCCGCGGTGGACTGTCCCTTCGAGCCCTACCAGGGCCGTCAAACCAGCGCCATCTTCGAGGCTGCCAAGCAGGAGTTGGTCAAACTGATGAAGGTGGAG GACCCTTCTCTGCTCAACAACCGTGTCTTGCTTCATCACGCCAAAGCTGGGACGGTTATTGCCCGTCAAGGGGACCAG GACGTGAGCCTCCACTtcgtgctgtggggctgcctaCATGTCTACCAGAGGATGATTGACAAGGCCGAAGATGTCTGCCTCTTCCTGACACAGCCTGGTGAGATGGTGGGGCAGCTGGCCGTGCTCACTGGAGAGCCCCTCATCTTCACCATCAAGGCCAACCGAGACTGTACCTTCCTCAAGATCTCCAAGTCAGACTTCTACGA GATCATGCGGGAGCAGCCCAGCGTGGTGCTGAGCGTCGCCCACACCGTGGTCACCCGCATGTCACCCTTCGTGCGCCAAATGGACTTCGCCATCGATTGGATGGCGGTGGAAGCCGGCCGGGCGCTCTACAG GCAGGGTGACAAGTCAGACTGCACCTACATCGCGCTCAACGGGCGGCTCCGCTCCGTCATCCAGAAGGGCAGTGGCAAAAAGGAGCTCATTGGGGAGTACGGCCGCGGGGACCTGATTGGCGTG GTGGAAGCACTTACCCGGCAACCCCGTGCCACCACGGTGCACGCGGTCCGGGACACGGAGCTGGCCAAGCTTCCCGAAGGCACCTTGAACAACATCAAGCGTCGGTACCCTCAG GTTGTCACCCGTCTCATCCACCTCCTGAGCCAGAAGATCTTGGGAAACCTCCAGCAGCTCCGCGGCCCCTTCGCAG GCTCTGGTTTGGGCATGGCCTCCAGCTCGGAGCCCACCAACCCCACCAGCAACCTGTCAACGGTGGCGGTGCTGCCAGTGTGTGACGACGTGCCCACGGCTGCCTTCACCTTGGAGCTCAAGCACGCGCTGAATGCCATCG GTCCCACGCTGCTCCTCACCAGTGACATCATCCGCGCCCGACTTGGCTCCTCGGCACTGGACAG CATCCATGAGTACCGCCTGTCGGGCTGGCTGGCCCAGCAAGAAGACATCCATCGCATCGTGCTCTACCAAACCGACTGCACTCTGACGCCGTGGACCGTGCGCTGCATCCGGCAGGCGGACTGCATCCTCATTGTTGGGTTGGGTGACCAGGAGCCAGCGCTCGGAGAG CTGGAGCAGATGCTGGAGAACACGGCGGTGCGTGCACTGAAGCAGTTGGTTCTCCTGCACCGTGAGGATGGTCCCAGCCCATCGCGCACCGTTGAGTGGCTCAACATGCGGAGCTGGTGCTCGGGCCACCTGCACATCAAGTGCCCGCGCCGCGTCTTCTCCCGACGCAGCCCCGCCAAGCTG CGAGAGATGTACGAGAAGGTGTTCGCCAAGAGCGCCGATCGGCACAGCGACTTCTCCCGCTTGGCGCGGGTGCTCACCGGCAACACCATCGCCCTCGTTTTGGGTGGCGGCGGAGCCAG gGGCTGCTCCCACATCGGGGTGATCAAGGCGATGGAGGAGGCGGGGATCCCCATCGACATGGTTGGCGGCACCTCCATCGGATCCTTCATCGGCGCGCTGTACGCTGAGGAGCGCAGCGCCGTGCGCACCAAGCAGCGGGCACGCGAGTGGGCCAAG TGCATGAATTCGGTGTTTGCGACCGTCCTGGACCTCACTTACCCCATCACCTCCATGTTTTCGGGCTCAGCCTTCAACGCCAGCATCAACAAAGTTTTCCAGGACAAGCAGATCGAG GACCTTTGGCTTCCTTACTTCAACGTCACAACAGACATCACGGCCTCAGCCATGCGGGTGCACACGGATG CTGACATCGCCCGCAACATGGGTGCCAAGACGGTGATTGCCATCGACGTGGGCAGCCAGGACGAGACGGACCTGTGCAACTACGGGGACAGCCTGTCGGGCTGGTGGCTGCTCTGGAAGCGCCTCAACCCTTGGGCTGAAAAAGTCAAG GTGCCCGACATGGCAGAGATCCAGTCGCGGTTGGCGTATGTGTCGTGCGTGCGGCAGCTGGAGGTGGTGAAGTCCAGCTCGTACTGTGAGTACATCCGACCCCCGATCGACCGCTTCAAGACGATGGATTTCGGCAAGTTCGATGAGATCTAT GATGTGGGCTACCAGCATGGCAAGGTGGTCTTTGATGGCTGGAGTCGGGGTGACATCATTGAGAAGATGGTGAAGGACCGGCGCTCGGCTGACTTCTATGAGAGCAAACGCATGGAC GTGCTCACGTACCCCAGTGCTGGTTTCACAGACCTGGCAGAGATCATCTCCCGCATTGAGCCCGCCAAGCCCTACCCATCGGATGGATACGCGGATGGTGAGCACCCATCCCACacggtggggctgggggctgcatcCTGGCCCCAAACCCCCTGTtccctcccttctgctcccCTAGAGGAGTCTGACTACCTCACCGAGTACGAGGACGAGGGGCCGGAGCTGTCGCGGGGCGAGGAGGAGGCGTTCGCCCCAACCGAGTGGCCTGGAGCCGGCGTGACAGAGGCTGTGAGTGCCCCTGGCCACAGAGACCCTCCAAAATGGGGTGACCCCAGGCTTGGGGCTCCCAATGGTGCCCTTACCTCACATGTGGGGGTTCATGGGGCGAGTCCTGTCCCCAGGTTGTGGAGAACCTCTGAAATGGGGTGCCCTGGGGGTTCCCCATCCTGGTATCCTCATCCCCACGTCCCTATCCAagtgtccccatcccagtgTCCCTACACAAATGtcaccatcccagtgccactATCCTAG